The stretch of DNA ACCATGATCCAGTAATTGATCTCAGCCAACCCAGATAGAACTCTGACGAAACTGAAAATAAAATAAGACAGCAGCATAAAAGTTCAGAACAAGTGCACGCAGGACTAATTTTCTTTGGTTTTCTCTAAAATTGAATAGGAAATCTGAATCTAAGGACAAGACGCAATGCAAGGGAACAAGTAACCCACAATTTGCCTCCTTGTAACTTAAAACACAACGCAAAAGGCCAGCAACCTAAATAGATAGGTAGTTGGGAGGAGCAGCATGCACTGGTTATGAAGAAACCATCTACAAAGCATCACTGGCAACAAGGAGGCAAACTCAGAGGTCGCCGAGAGAGCACCAAACAGCAGCAACGATGATTCTGTGAGCCTAAATGCATAGTACAGTTACAACAAGCTTCAACAAATTGAGGAGGACAGACTTGTACAGGAAGGTACCACATCGCACAAATTGAGGACAGACTTGATTTACGAGGCCAAATCAAGAGCCTCTGCTGGATCAAGCATACTACGAATCGTAGCCGGACCAAACACCCACTGACACAACCAATCGCGTAGTACAAGAATCAAGGGAGTCTGCCGAACTAAGCATAGTACAGGCGAGAGAATACCGGGCCGCGCTGCGCGGGAAAGGAGGGACGAAGTGAAGCCACCAGGCCGTGGGCCGCGCCCGTGGACGGTGTGAAATTGCTCGTCATCTTGTCGAGGAGCGGCGGCGATGGCTTACGCTGCCCGATGTGCTGCTGGTCCAGTCTGAAACTGTTTGCTCGGGTCCTGAATTCGCCCCGTTCCAGTTTCAGCCTCTCCTTGAGCTCCATCTCGCCTGCGTCGTACTCAGAAGCATTCCAGTCGCTGCAGATAAACCACCGGTCGGTCAGAGCGTACTCCGACGACAACGCTCCGGCCAACTATCGGCGAGAAGAGTTTTGGTTTCTGAACGAGGGTACCTGATCTTCTTGTGCGGATCCCACACGACGACGGAGCCGTTCTCCAAACCTCTAGCAATGAGACCCGCGAGTGGCCTTGAGGAGCCCGACGAGAATGCGTCCGACCAGCAGACGCGGCGGAGCGGCGCTGGCGACCAGAACGAACCCAACTCGTCGAAGAGGTAGGCGCCCGGGGTGGAACGGAGGAGCCGCAGCTTCGGCTTGATGTCGCCCatggcgccggcggcgaggaacggccCCTCCGGGCAGAAAGCGAGCGTGGAGGTGGGCGCGTCCTTCGACTGGGGGTCCGCTACCTCCACCTCCATGGCggcaggagaggaggagggagagaggacacGCGCGCAGGCGggtggagagagggggagagagagcggGGAGATGGGGGCCGGTGGCTTTCTGCCAGCTGGCCTGCGCTTTtgtacttgcggcggcggaaacttGCGGACCCCACCCCGAGCCGTTACGCTTTCCCGTTCTCTTTTTGGAAATCGGAGGAAGGAAGAACTAGTAGCAGTACCCCCAAAATATTCACTTCTTGGATTTCTGTATATGGAGTCAACAAGAGTTGTGCCACCTACTCTACTTGTGGACGGTGTGAATCACCCGCGGTGCACCAAAATCGTTCCACAAATGTGCAAGTACATCAGCGCTCGGATAAAAATGGCCCCTATCAAAATCCAGACTAAATTCCAAACTAAACAGAGGATTTCCGTAGGGGTTCGTCTGCAAGTCGTGGTGAGCAAAGAGCAGAGAAGGTGAGGCAGGGGACTGATGACACGATGCGTCGGTCCATCCACTCGGAAATCATCAATCAAAATCTCATCCATCCATTGATACATCGTCAAGTTAGCACCAAACCTCCATCGACGCATTTGTCTGTCTGTAATTCATCCAACGAAATACCCCCAAAGAAAAAACATTCCCTTAGTGCATAGCCTCCTATCGGGACGGTGGCAGCCGAAACACAAGGGAGCCGACTCCGAATGTATCCAAGCGGGACCGTGTTTTGACCCACGGGAATACGTCTGGTCGGGGTGACTGTTTCGGCCTAGACAGATTCGCCGCTAGAGCTCATTGAGAGTACGGCGGAGATCCCGGCAGACGCTCAGTTACAGCCGGATAGGCTGAATTCACAACAATCGTCTCAGCACGTCAATTTGCTCTCAGCCTACCTGGGAGACTTGGGCGACACGCATGCAAGCATAACATGACGCGCGTCACGGTCGTTTTGCGAAGTGGCCCCTGTACCGCGCCATGTCTCTCAAACATGACCCTTGCTCTCTCAAAATCAACGCGCCGCGCCTCTTCCCTACACAAAACTCCACACACACCTGCGACGCTGACCAAGCCAATGCTCCCACCTCTCCGGTGGCTGCCACCCCCCACAGGAGCGATGCCGCTAATGCTCGTGCTGCCGCCCGCGCCGTGAGAACAACCGGGCCTTGAGTCCAAGCCGGCGCCCGGCGCCGGAGCACGTGATGTGAGGAAGGCGTGCGCGCGGACACCGTGGACTACTCCTTGACCACCTGCTGCACGGTCATGGTCGAGGGGCAGAGGGGAATGTCCGTGCAGGATAATCGAGATAGAGCGCATTGACGGCGGAGATCGAGGCGGTGGCGCGACGTTCGGAGTTGGGAAAGGAAGCCAATTCAAGTTGTGGCGTGCTCCTGTTACACAGATTATTGCGGCGACGGCGTACAGAGTGGCGCTGGAGCTTGGAGTGACGGCATCGAGCCGTCCAAGTGGCGACCATGGGAAACTTGGCTTCGCGGCGATGTGCACCGGCCGTTCGTGGCCTGGTCATGGTCAGCAAGGCCATGATGGCGCAGAACGCCACAGTGTGGTCCAGTAACGGAGAACGCAGTGTTGCCGGGAAGTGGATTTTTCCTGACTAGTTGCCCCCGCAACCTGTATCCTGGCCCTCCATCTAAGGTCCTGTCCAATCAACCTTCTCCATCACGTTGTCAGCCATGCACTGCATTCCCTTGGCCCACATGCATGCTGCGGCTACTCCTACTTCATGTGCATGTCGCCTCTTCAAACATAATTGCAAGATAAACAAATATGTCACTATTAATTTGAAATAAATTGTGCAAATTTAAATTCGTTAATGTATTTGAATTTCTCACGCTCAGCTCTACAAAACAAGTCCAATATCAATATATTGCAAAAAAGTTCCATAAACTTTTCATTAAAGTTAGGCCAAGCTATCTATAAGTTCTTTGGTTCAAGATACATTTTCCAGCAAAGTTCTTTCATATTTCTAACAAAGTGTCGACCCACTATTTAGAAAGTTCTTCAGCCCCTTATTCTGTTTATTTAGCActttacaataaaaattaaaagttCTTCGCTGTTTAAAGCAAAGTTTCAAAAAAATATGTTTCAAATGTATCCAAGACTATACTTGTTCTAAAGAGCTTAGTGTCATGAgttcaaatatgtaaaaatattcgaAAACAAGATTTCGGTTTTAAAGATACGTACCATCTAAATTgtcaaaagaaaatgaaaagtgaTGGAGTAAGAGGAGAGAGGAAAGATAATATAGGCCATGCATGTGTCACAACTTGCGTAGGAAGAGAAAGAGAAAAGCCCATGCACATGCAATGGCTCGCATCCCCATGGACCAGCAACGACACTGATTCACGTTGCGCGCTCAACTGGTTAGGATTCGCCTTATTCGGTGTTGCCGCCGCGAGCAACTTCTCGTCGCCCTCGTTCGGCACCCGGCCTCCGGCCGCAGTCCCCTCGCTCGCACTACTCCTTCCCCTTGCCGCTCGTTCGACGTCGCCTCGCCGGTACTGTCCCTAAGCATCACCTCGTCTCCGAGCTCGCAAGCTTCGCGTCCGTCATCGCCGCCATCCGACAGGCGCCACTCCCTCCCCACATCATATGTTTGGCCAGCTGGCGACCAGTCGTCCCGACCCCGTACATTCGGGCATGCCCAGCTCCGTGTACACCCGGCCTTGCCCAGCCCGTGACCAGTCGACGCATTCACGGTCGGGCACGGAGAACGTCGTGCAGAGCGAGGACGCGCCCGTCGGTCGGTGTCGACGTCCACGGACACACTGACTGTgccctctgcctcatcctccttcctgcACCCAGCCGCGGCAGGCCGAACAGTGATACGCACTCGCGCCTCTGCTCGCTAATGGATATGGCATGTCGCTACTGCACAGCAGAAGCTCAGGCGCGGCGCCGATGGCCATGGCGGGGTGCCGGGGCGGCTTAGCGCAGCACCAAGGATGGCCTCACAGACGACGGCGCGGCCGTGGGCGAACTGCACTCCTCCTCATATGTGCAGCACCCGGTGGCATCGTACTTGTTGGACTTATTTACCCAAAACCATCACACTTGAAGTTAAGGTAACAACTTGGTACCATATTTGTGTCAGGGCACAAAAAACCACCAACTCTGGGCCTAACCAGTAACACGGAGC from Triticum dicoccoides isolate Atlit2015 ecotype Zavitan chromosome 6A, WEW_v2.0, whole genome shotgun sequence encodes:
- the LOC119315761 gene encoding uncharacterized protein LOC119315761, translated to MEVEVADPQSKDAPTSTLAFCPEGPFLAAGAMGDIKPKLRLLRSTPGAYLFDELGSFWSPAPLRRVCWSDAFSSGSSRPLAGLIARGLENGSVVVWDPHKKISDWNASEYDAGEMELKERLKLERGEFRTRANSFRLDQQHIGQRKPSPPLLDKMTSNFTPSTGAAHGLVASLRPSFPAQRGPFRQSSIWVG